In the Cheilinus undulatus linkage group 19, ASM1832078v1, whole genome shotgun sequence genome, one interval contains:
- the LOC121527295 gene encoding protein krueppel-like isoform X2, translating to MADFRSRIMMSSGHRAVRGGPAGKVAPSSIVSGSTNWDSNTGMDGITVVRIDDTHIAEEQSNVVGKVREGATAYYEMEYSMPADDEIAVEEDDDGVYVIEYSNPEEEGQSYQFTMSVDRSLPPKKPIIKHPTVRESTRAPLPVRIAPRPPLPVNPISTQPQRMMPMKRRLIEEDVKKEEIVSNKCVLELGEDYNDMMKMNDGKSLVCSLCPPPGRRFKKAAGLAVHLKSTHQLEGRKTFFCTWCQLPVRSQILLDTHTKRHVNAETVFTCKICPEKSENNPEVEEKGFRGSKWVMKKHMEKEHPGIIPSCDFCSKNFKTVDSYLADQFKHIGVTPHYCAKCKIYEITERGLSVHIKNHDKPKKGMPEPGETPPLTPSVPAATADNSATDDSDF from the exons ATGGCTGACTTCAGGAGCAGGATCATG ATGTCGTCTGGACACCGGGCAGTCAGAGGAGGGCCAGCAGGAAAAGTGGCACCGTCCTCTATTGTGTCTGGATCCACAAATTGGGACAGTAACACCGGGATGGACGGGATCACTGTGGTGAGAATTGATGACACACACATCGCAGAGGAGCAGTCTAATGTTGTGGGGAAGGTGAGAGAGGGCGCTACGGCGTACTATGAGATGGAGTACTCGATGCCGGCAGATGATGAGATCGCTGTAGAGGAGGACGATGATGGCGTTTATGTCATAGAATATTCAAATCCCGAAGAGGAGGGACAGAGCTACCAGTTCACCATGTCTGTGGACAGGTCGCTCCCCCCTAAAAAGCCGATTATAAAACATCCCACGGTCAGAGAAAGCACCAGAGCTCCTTTACCTGTACGGATAGCTCCTCGACCACCTTTACCTGTGAATCCCATATCCACCCAACCACAAAGGATGATGCCAATGAAGAGGAGGTTGATAGAGGAAGATGTGAAAAAGGAGGAGATTGTGAGTAATAAATGCGTGCTAGAGCTGGGAGAAGACTATAATGATATGATGAAGATGAATGATGGGAAATCTCTTGTCTGCTCCCTGTGTCCACCACCTGGCCGGCGCTTTAAGAAAGCTGCTGGTTTGGCTGTTCATTTAAAATCAACACACCAACTGGAGGGGAGAAAAACGTTCTTCTGCACTTGGTGCCAGCTGCCGGTTCGTAGTCAGATCTTACTGGACACCCACACCAAACGGCACGTCAATGCCGAGACAGTCTTCACATGTAAAATCTGCCCAGAGAAGTCAGAGAACAACCCCGAGGTGGAGGAGAAGGGCTTCAGAGGGTCCAAGTGGGTCATGAAGAAGCACATGGAGAAGGAGCACCCAGGCATCATTCCGTCCTGTGACTTCTGCAGCAAAAACTTCAAGACAGTTGACTCGTACCTGGCTGATCAGTTCAAGCATATTGGTGTGACGCCGCATTACTGCGCCAAGTGTAAGATCTACGAAATCACAGAGAGAGGTCTTAGTGTTCACATCAAAAACCATGATAAGCCCAAGAAGGGGATGCCAGAGCCTGGTGAAACCCCGCCACTGACTCCTTCTGTCCCTGCCGCCACCGCCGATAACTCGGCTACAGATGACTCTGACTTCTGA
- the LOC121527295 gene encoding uncharacterized protein LOC121527295 isoform X1, with amino-acid sequence MSVHDYCRFCKEYLRINGNFANTRKVFEVAKFLNEKSVFERLKALGLTLRKDNFRSIRTCKSCFRLIKKMEDSFAVFKKWQEDEIATRELATTPQLRTLLPKEPVEVVRVEKQDLSVVPAPSNATPSPAPPTPTITPVPIPTPIIAQPPNPHKIPEPTTEIPPESQKQTEAPMSSGHRAVRGGPAGKVAPSSIVSGSTNWDSNTGMDGITVVRIDDTHIAEEQSNVVGKVREGATAYYEMEYSMPADDEIAVEEDDDGVYVIEYSNPEEEGQSYQFTMSVDRSLPPKKPIIKHPTVRESTRAPLPVRIAPRPPLPVNPISTQPQRMMPMKRRLIEEDVKKEEIVSNKCVLELGEDYNDMMKMNDGKSLVCSLCPPPGRRFKKAAGLAVHLKSTHQLEGRKTFFCTWCQLPVRSQILLDTHTKRHVNAETVFTCKICPEKSENNPEVEEKGFRGSKWVMKKHMEKEHPGIIPSCDFCSKNFKTVDSYLADQFKHIGVTPHYCAKCKIYEITERGLSVHIKNHDKPKKGMPEPGETPPLTPSVPAATADNSATDDSDF; translated from the exons ATGTCAGTTCACGATTATTGCCGTTTTTGTAAGGAATATTTGCGCATTAACGGCAATTTCGCGAACACAAGAAAAGTATTTGAAGTAGCCAAGTTTCTGAACGAGAAAAGTGTCTTCGAGAGACTAAAAGCGCTGGGGTTAACGCTACGGAAAGATAACTTCAGATCGATCCGGACTTGTAAGTCGTGCTTCCGATTAATCAAGAAAATGGAGGacagttttgctgtttttaaaaaatggcaagaagaCGAGATTGCAACGCGGGAATTAGCAACGACTCCCCAGCTGAGGACACTGTTACCAAAGGAGCCTGTTGAAGTCGTTAGGGTTGAGAAACAGGACTTATCAGTGGTGCCAGCTCCTTCAAATGCGACGCCAAGTCCCGCACCCCCTACACCGACTATCACCCCGGTTCCAATCCCAACTCCAATCATAGCTCAACCCCCGAATCCTCACAAGATACCGGAGCCCACTACTGAGATACCTCCGGAAagccaaaaacaaacagaggcaCCG ATGTCGTCTGGACACCGGGCAGTCAGAGGAGGGCCAGCAGGAAAAGTGGCACCGTCCTCTATTGTGTCTGGATCCACAAATTGGGACAGTAACACCGGGATGGACGGGATCACTGTGGTGAGAATTGATGACACACACATCGCAGAGGAGCAGTCTAATGTTGTGGGGAAGGTGAGAGAGGGCGCTACGGCGTACTATGAGATGGAGTACTCGATGCCGGCAGATGATGAGATCGCTGTAGAGGAGGACGATGATGGCGTTTATGTCATAGAATATTCAAATCCCGAAGAGGAGGGACAGAGCTACCAGTTCACCATGTCTGTGGACAGGTCGCTCCCCCCTAAAAAGCCGATTATAAAACATCCCACGGTCAGAGAAAGCACCAGAGCTCCTTTACCTGTACGGATAGCTCCTCGACCACCTTTACCTGTGAATCCCATATCCACCCAACCACAAAGGATGATGCCAATGAAGAGGAGGTTGATAGAGGAAGATGTGAAAAAGGAGGAGATTGTGAGTAATAAATGCGTGCTAGAGCTGGGAGAAGACTATAATGATATGATGAAGATGAATGATGGGAAATCTCTTGTCTGCTCCCTGTGTCCACCACCTGGCCGGCGCTTTAAGAAAGCTGCTGGTTTGGCTGTTCATTTAAAATCAACACACCAACTGGAGGGGAGAAAAACGTTCTTCTGCACTTGGTGCCAGCTGCCGGTTCGTAGTCAGATCTTACTGGACACCCACACCAAACGGCACGTCAATGCCGAGACAGTCTTCACATGTAAAATCTGCCCAGAGAAGTCAGAGAACAACCCCGAGGTGGAGGAGAAGGGCTTCAGAGGGTCCAAGTGGGTCATGAAGAAGCACATGGAGAAGGAGCACCCAGGCATCATTCCGTCCTGTGACTTCTGCAGCAAAAACTTCAAGACAGTTGACTCGTACCTGGCTGATCAGTTCAAGCATATTGGTGTGACGCCGCATTACTGCGCCAAGTGTAAGATCTACGAAATCACAGAGAGAGGTCTTAGTGTTCACATCAAAAACCATGATAAGCCCAAGAAGGGGATGCCAGAGCCTGGTGAAACCCCGCCACTGACTCCTTCTGTCCCTGCCGCCACCGCCGATAACTCGGCTACAGATGACTCTGACTTCTGA